From a single Arachis hypogaea cultivar Tifrunner chromosome 3, arahy.Tifrunner.gnm2.J5K5, whole genome shotgun sequence genomic region:
- the LOC112734221 gene encoding protein SUPPRESSOR OF FRI 4 isoform X2 has product MGKKKKRVASKVWCYYCDREFDDEKILVQHQKAKHFKCHVCHKKLSTAGGMAIHVLQVHKESVTKVPNAKPGRESTDIEIYGMQGIPPDVLAAHYGEEDDDVPSKAAKVDIPSTQLVGGMVPPPLGTGYPPRPAVPPMYNPAVPVPPNAWAVPPRPAQPWYPQPPSVSIPPPAPYAQQPLFPVQNVRPPLPSTAPSPLQTQVTPPGMPSSTPSVPVSQPLFPVITTQSSTFSPAPLSSSAPSINPVISSSAPVDSHLGANSVVNAYQAIGIPGGTAGNSHSYASGPNTGGPSIGPPPVIANKAPAPQPAANEVYLVWDDEAMSMEERRMSLPKYQVHDETSQMSSIDAAIDKRILESRLAGRMAF; this is encoded by the exons ATgggtaagaagaagaagagggttGCGTCCAAGGTGTGGTGCTATTACTGCGATCGCGAATTCGACGATGAGAAGATCTTGGTGCAGCATCAGAAGGCCAAGCACTTCAAGTGCCATGTATGCCACAAGAAGCTCTCCACCGCCGGCGGTATGGCCATCCACGTCCTCCAGGTCCACAAGGAATCCGTCACCAA GGTGCCGAATGCGAAACCTGGTAGAGAGAGTACAGATATTGAAATATATGGAATGCAAGGGATTCCACCAGATGTCTTGGCTGCTCATTATGGAGAAGAAG ACGATGATGTTCCATCAAAGGCAGCAAAGGTGGACATACCATCAACACAGCTTGTAGGTGGAATGGTGCCACCTCCTTTGGGTACAGGATATCCTCCTCGACCAGCGGTACCGCCAAT GTATAATCCAGCCGTGCCTGTCCCCCCAAATGCTTGGGCTGTTCCACCTCGACCGGCTCAGCCATGGTATCCCCAACCTCCATCTGTTTCGATTCCACCACCTGCTCCTTACGCACAACAGCCATTATTCCCCGTGCAGAACGTGAGACCGCCACTGCCATCAACTGCTCCTTCTCCACTCCAAACTCAGGTTACTCCTCCTGGGATGCCTTCATCTACACCTTCTGTCCCTGTTTCGCAACCTTTGTTTCCTGTTATTACAACTCAAAGTTCAACATTTTCTCCTGCTCCTCTATCTTCAAGTGCTCCATCCATAAATCCAGTCATATCCTCAAGTGCCCCTGTTGATTCCCATTTGGGTGCCAACTCTGTTGTAAATGCTTATCAGGCAATAGGGATTCCAG GTGGGACAGCGGGTAACTCACATTCCTATGCATCTGGTCCAAATACCGGTGGCCCTTCAATCGGACCTCCCCCGGTAATTGCAAACAAAGCTCCTGCGCCTCAGCCTGCTGCTAATGAAGTCTACTTAGTTTGGGATGATGAGGCAATGTCCATG GAGGAAAGAAGAATGTCTCTGCCAAAATATCAGGTTCATGATGAAACTAGCCAG ATGAGCTCAATTGATGCAGCAATAGATAAGAGGATACTTGAAAGCAGGTTGGCTGGTCGCATGGCGTTCTAG
- the LOC112734223 gene encoding uncharacterized protein yields MRVVTTEAPTTVAEHIKWRRPRNQLSQRNHIIAEETDPRPQIQSTRCKSTISSLLLSTFSNNSTSSNDGGSQSRKKSNFSAAATLRGLGCTAGAPQEVSVPAVIRSAAEWEGKKVRKKKHKRSSKGSCSNNGVDVDFQDVWCGTAHGIGFSADCVVGTSRKNASSSSRPKIDVHKINHRQRSSSCLGRRSLNPETISLLDTDPSDVFTPRSASEFFGPAAYYRHLPDPSTDAFPEIMMLQGGIIMGSRYSHDQFRDLRLDVDNMSYEQLLELGERIGYVNTGLKENEMGANIRKTKLQILDDASNHQVDKTCTICQEEYEAADELGRLHCEHSYHFHCIKQWVAHKNFCPVCKQQVVARNN; encoded by the exons ATGCGTGTTGTTACAACAGAGGCACCAACAACAGTAGCAGAACACATCAAATGGAGAAGACCCAGAAACCAATTGAGCCAGCGCAACCACATCATTGCAGAAGAAACAGATCCAAGGCCACAAATTCAATCCACAAGGTGCAAGTCCACCATTTCCTCCCTGCTCCTCTCCACATTCTCCAACAACAGCACCAGCAGCAATGATGGCGGGTCACAGAGCAGGAAAAAGAGCAACTTTTCAGCAGCAGCGACGTTGAGGGGGCTGGGGTGCACGGCGGGGGCGCCGCAGGAGGTATCGGTGCCGGCGGTGATCCGAAGCGCGGCGGAATGGGAAGGAAAGAAGGTGAGAAAGAAGAAGCACAAGAGAAGCAGCAAGGGAAGTTGCAGCAATAATGGCGTCGATGTGGATTTTCAAGATGTGTGGTGTGGCACCGCACACGGAATAGGGTTCTCTGCCGATTGTGTTGTTGGCACTTCCAGGAAGaatgcctcttcctcttcaagaCCCAAAATTGATGTTCACAAGATCAATCACAGACAG CGTTCATCTTCTTGTTTGGGAAGGCGCAGTTTGAACCCAGAAACCATCTCGCTTCTCGACACTGATCCTAGCGACGTTTTCACACCGCGCTCTGCCTCCGAGTTCTTTGGACCCGCCGCATACTATCGCCACCTTCCAGATCCTTCCACCGATGCTTTTCCTGAG ATTATGATGCTTCAAGGAGGTATAATCATGGGGAGTAGATACTCACACGATCAATTCAGAGATTTGAGACTTGATGTTGATAACATGTCCTATGAA CAATTGCTTGAGCTCGGTGAGAGAATTGGTTATGTCAACACTGGACTTAAAGAAAATGAGATGGGTGCCAACATAAGGAAAACTAAGCTTCAAATTTTAGATGATGCATCGAACCATCAAGTAGATAAAACGTGTACCATTTGCCAG GAGGAGTATGAAGCTGCTGATGAATTGGGGAGGTTACATTGTGAGCACAGCTATCACTTCCACTGTATAAAACAATGGGTTGCTCACAAGAATTTCTGTCCAGTGTGTAAGCAACAAGTTGTGGCTCGCAACAATTGA
- the LOC112734220 gene encoding IRK-interacting protein isoform X2, whose amino-acid sequence MRIQEELEVDEYSEDRSRATPTPQKHPPTPIVNKNGSKSNHKKKRSESDSSLNAEDASVSCNKCRPHSRDKIFVLPILDHNHNHNHKHQHSSLLASPNGIFKSIVSKLTRKSPMSSSSAASREDQWKLAVAELSHKLVQATRKRDEALVEASRLMKSMAELEKKLNKLELYCHTLKSGLEECSSSSNKVVVTQNPQQETVIQHFLVSVSEARSSVRLLSRSLTMQLRHMGGGGKVYDKVSTLLQPYDIRISFSKNPRSLVVYLEALLNRAFYEDFETVGFMKNACNQVLNPVERCESNMESFKMVQGLTWEEVLSKGTRHFSSEFSRFCDRKMSEIVGMLGWNRAWPEGLLQAFFGASKSVWMVHLLANSVHPSLSILRVDRAARFESLYMEDMAADKSHSLVPTLVRIMVAPGFYVYGSAVKCKVLCRYLTSTPTP is encoded by the exons ATGCGG ATTCAAGAAGAGCTTGAAGTGGATGAGTACAGTGAAGACAGAAGCAGAGCAACACCAACTCCTCAGAAGCACCCTCCCACGCCCATTGTCAACAAGAATGGCAGCAAATCCAACCACAAGAAGAAGAGGTCAGAATCCGACTCCTCACTCAACGCCGAAGATGCCTCCGTCTCCTGCAACAAGTGCAGGCCTCACTCCAGAGACAAAATCTTCGTGCTCCCCATATTGGatcacaaccacaaccacaaccacaagCACCAACACTCTTCTCTCTTGGCCTCTCCCAATGGCATCTTCAAGTCCATTGTCTCCAAGCTCACACGCAAGAGCCCCATGTCGTCTTCCTCCGCCGCTTCCAGAGAAGACCAATGGAAGCTCGCAGTGGCCGAGCTCTCTCACAAGCTGGTCCAAGCCACCAGGAAGAGAGATGAGGCTCTCGTGGAAGCCTCCAGGCTCATGAAATCCATGGCCGAGTTGGAGAAGAAGCTCAACAAACTGGAGCTGTATTGCCACACCTTGAAATCGGGCCTGGAAGAGTGCAGCAGCAGTAGCAACAAGGTGGTGGTTACTCAGAATCCACAGCAAGAGACAGTGATCCAACACTTCTTGGTGTCAGTCTCGGAAGCAAGGTCTTCAGTGAGGCTTCTGAGCCGCTCCCTGACTATGCAGCTTCGGCACATGGGGGGAGGAGGCAAGGTGTACGACAAGGTGTCGACGCTGCTGCAACCGTACGACATAAGAATCTCGTTCTCAAAGAACCCGAGAAGCCTGGTGGTGTACCTGGAGGCACTGCTGAACAGGGCATTCTACGAGGACTTCGAAACGGTGGGGTTCATGAAGAACGCGTGCAACCAGGTGCTGAACCCAGTGGAGAGGTGCGAGTCGAACATGGAGTCGTTCAAGATGGTACAGGGGCTGACATGGGAGGAGGTTCTGAGCAAAGGCACAAGGCACTTCAGCTCGGAATTCAGCAGGTTCTGCGACAGGAAGATGAGCGAGATAGTGGGGATGCTGGGCTGGAACAGAGCATGGCCGGAGGGGTTGTTGCAGGCCTTCTTTGGCGCATCAAAGAGCGTGTGGATGGTTCACCTTCTTGCCAACTCGGTGCACCCAAGCTTGTCCATACTCAGAGTGGACAGGGCTGCGAGGTTCGAGTCGTTATACATGGAAGACATGGCCGCTGACAAGTCGCACAGCCTGGTGCCCACACTGGTGAGGATAATGGTCGCCCCTGGTTTCTACGTGTACGGCAGTGCCGTCAAGTGTAAGGTGCTTTGTAGGTACCTCACATCCACCCCTACCCCTTAA
- the LOC112734222 gene encoding uncharacterized protein, with translation MQLARNKIRFQNRRRNEWWWSNTSGISRLQKHVRLTLIFYKPFLRHLLLCFLFSTSNSTMATTTKLLAPILTWQVSQHRRTLQVSRCLSLNLAAEDNNLRVVFAAGGTGSHVYPAVAIADELKLANPSTEFLFIGTPNSVESAAVPCAGYSFASVPSVRFSRPFIAPHNLFFFPYRLLRSLIHCFHRLRDFKPHIVVGTGGHVSFPVCIAAKLKGIKLVIHEQNSAPGLANSVLALFADAIFVAFNSTADSFPREKCVVCGNPVRLSLRNKVSKTAARSHFFPGYGKTSECKAKVLVVLGGSYGANAVNIAMLNLYYQMLRQNSCLYIIWQTGVESYDEMDSLVKNHPRLYMAPFMHCMDMAYAAADLIVSRAGAMTCYEILATGKPSILIPSPHLSEGNQFKNASLMADLAGVKVITEDELDSSTLAIAIEQILRDEKKMKDMSERALKAANDNASAEIAKHILALVNQSTKKEELAAN, from the exons ATGCAACTGGCACGAAATAAAATCAGATTtcagaatagaagaagaaatgagTGGTGGTGGTCCAATACTTCCGGTATCAGTCGCCTCCAGAAACATGTTAGACTCACATTGATTTTCTACAAACCATTTCTTAGGCACTTGCTTCTCTGCTTTCTTTTTTCAACTTCAAATTCAACCATGGCCACCACCACCAAACTCCTCGCACCTATTCTCACTTGGCAAGTCTCTCAACACAGGAGGACCCTTCAAGTCTCACGCTGCTTATCCCTGAATCTCGCCGCCGAGGACAACAACCTTCGAGTGGTCTTCGCCGCCGGCGGCACCGGCAGCCACGTGTACCCTGCAGTGGCCATCGCGGATGAACTCAAACTTGCCAACCCTTCAACGGAGTTCCTCTTCATTGGCACTCCAAACAGCGTGGAAAGCGCTGCAGTGCCTTGTGCAGGGTACAGCTTCGCCTCGGTGCCTTCGGTGAGGTTTAGTCGGCCCTTCATCGCCCCTCACaacctcttcttcttcccttACCGTTTGTTAAGATCCCTCATCCATTGCTTTCACCGTTTGCGTGATTTCAAGCCCCATATCGTTGTTGGAACTGGCGGCCATGTGTCTTTCCCTGTTTGCATTGCCGCCAAGTTAAAAGGGATAAAGCTTGTGATCCATGAACAGAACTCTGCTCCTGGTTTGGCCAACTCTGTTCTTGCCCTGTTTGCTGATGCCATCTTCGTGGCTTTCAACTCAACTGCTGATAGCTTCCCCAGGGAGAAGTGCGTGGTGTGTGGGAATCCCGTGAGGTTGTCGCTGAGGAACAAAGTTTCAAAGACGGCGGCAAGGTCGCATTTCTTTCCAGGGTATGGGAAGACGAGTGAGTGTAAAGCAAAGGTTTTGGTGGTTCTTGGAGGGTCTTATGGCGCAAATGCTGTCAACATCGCAATGCTGAATTTGTATTATCAGATGCTGAGGCAGAATAGTTGCTTGTACATTATATGGCAAACTGGGGTAGAATCATATGATGAAATGGACAGTCTTGTTAAGAATCATCCCCGCTTGTATATGGCACC GTTTATGCATTGTATGGATATGGCGTATGCAGCTGCAGACTTGATTGTTTCAAGAGCAGGTGCAATGACTTGCTATGAAATATTGGCTACTGGAAAACCCTCTATTCTG ATACCATCACCACATTTATCTGAGGGGAATCAGTTCAAGAATGCTTCGTTGATGGCAGACTTAGCTGGTGTCAAAGTTATTACTGAGGATGAGCTTGACTCAAGTACACTAGCAATTGCAATTGAACAGATTTTAA GGGATgagaagaaaatgaaagataTGTCAGAGAGGGCACTGAAAGCTGCAAATGACAATGCCTCTGCTGAGATTGCGAAACACATTCTGGCTCTTGTAAATCAATCAACAAAAAAGGAAGAATTGGCTGCAAACTAG
- the LOC112734220 gene encoding IRK-interacting protein isoform X1 gives MAASCSKSPPLPSRHSPHFTPIQEELEVDEYSEDRSRATPTPQKHPPTPIVNKNGSKSNHKKKRSESDSSLNAEDASVSCNKCRPHSRDKIFVLPILDHNHNHNHKHQHSSLLASPNGIFKSIVSKLTRKSPMSSSSAASREDQWKLAVAELSHKLVQATRKRDEALVEASRLMKSMAELEKKLNKLELYCHTLKSGLEECSSSSNKVVVTQNPQQETVIQHFLVSVSEARSSVRLLSRSLTMQLRHMGGGGKVYDKVSTLLQPYDIRISFSKNPRSLVVYLEALLNRAFYEDFETVGFMKNACNQVLNPVERCESNMESFKMVQGLTWEEVLSKGTRHFSSEFSRFCDRKMSEIVGMLGWNRAWPEGLLQAFFGASKSVWMVHLLANSVHPSLSILRVDRAARFESLYMEDMAADKSHSLVPTLVRIMVAPGFYVYGSAVKCKVLCRYLTSTPTP, from the exons atgGCTGCTTCTTGTTCCAAATCCCCCCCTCTTCCTTCTCGCCATTCTCCGCACTTCACTCCC ATTCAAGAAGAGCTTGAAGTGGATGAGTACAGTGAAGACAGAAGCAGAGCAACACCAACTCCTCAGAAGCACCCTCCCACGCCCATTGTCAACAAGAATGGCAGCAAATCCAACCACAAGAAGAAGAGGTCAGAATCCGACTCCTCACTCAACGCCGAAGATGCCTCCGTCTCCTGCAACAAGTGCAGGCCTCACTCCAGAGACAAAATCTTCGTGCTCCCCATATTGGatcacaaccacaaccacaaccacaagCACCAACACTCTTCTCTCTTGGCCTCTCCCAATGGCATCTTCAAGTCCATTGTCTCCAAGCTCACACGCAAGAGCCCCATGTCGTCTTCCTCCGCCGCTTCCAGAGAAGACCAATGGAAGCTCGCAGTGGCCGAGCTCTCTCACAAGCTGGTCCAAGCCACCAGGAAGAGAGATGAGGCTCTCGTGGAAGCCTCCAGGCTCATGAAATCCATGGCCGAGTTGGAGAAGAAGCTCAACAAACTGGAGCTGTATTGCCACACCTTGAAATCGGGCCTGGAAGAGTGCAGCAGCAGTAGCAACAAGGTGGTGGTTACTCAGAATCCACAGCAAGAGACAGTGATCCAACACTTCTTGGTGTCAGTCTCGGAAGCAAGGTCTTCAGTGAGGCTTCTGAGCCGCTCCCTGACTATGCAGCTTCGGCACATGGGGGGAGGAGGCAAGGTGTACGACAAGGTGTCGACGCTGCTGCAACCGTACGACATAAGAATCTCGTTCTCAAAGAACCCGAGAAGCCTGGTGGTGTACCTGGAGGCACTGCTGAACAGGGCATTCTACGAGGACTTCGAAACGGTGGGGTTCATGAAGAACGCGTGCAACCAGGTGCTGAACCCAGTGGAGAGGTGCGAGTCGAACATGGAGTCGTTCAAGATGGTACAGGGGCTGACATGGGAGGAGGTTCTGAGCAAAGGCACAAGGCACTTCAGCTCGGAATTCAGCAGGTTCTGCGACAGGAAGATGAGCGAGATAGTGGGGATGCTGGGCTGGAACAGAGCATGGCCGGAGGGGTTGTTGCAGGCCTTCTTTGGCGCATCAAAGAGCGTGTGGATGGTTCACCTTCTTGCCAACTCGGTGCACCCAAGCTTGTCCATACTCAGAGTGGACAGGGCTGCGAGGTTCGAGTCGTTATACATGGAAGACATGGCCGCTGACAAGTCGCACAGCCTGGTGCCCACACTGGTGAGGATAATGGTCGCCCCTGGTTTCTACGTGTACGGCAGTGCCGTCAAGTGTAAGGTGCTTTGTAGGTACCTCACATCCACCCCTACCCCTTAA
- the LOC112734221 gene encoding protein SUPPRESSOR OF FRI 4 isoform X1, which yields MGKKKKRVASKVWCYYCDREFDDEKILVQHQKAKHFKCHVCHKKLSTAGGMAIHVLQVHKESVTKVPNAKPGRESTDIEIYGMQGIPPDVLAAHYGEEDDDVPSKAAKVDIPSTQLVGGMVPPPLGTGYPPRPAVPPMYNPAVPVPPNAWAVPPRPAQPWYPQPPSVSIPPPAPYAQQPLFPVQNVRPPLPSTAPSPLQTQVTPPGMPSSTPSVPVSQPLFPVITTQSSTFSPAPLSSSAPSINPVISSSAPVDSHLGANSVVNAYQAIGIPGGTAGNSHSYASGPNTGGPSIGPPPVIANKAPAPQPAANEVYLVWDDEAMSMEERRMSLPKYQVHDETSQVSHTTSVIDGVAFTSNQMSRLYASFIQIQLFTHYFFFTE from the exons ATgggtaagaagaagaagagggttGCGTCCAAGGTGTGGTGCTATTACTGCGATCGCGAATTCGACGATGAGAAGATCTTGGTGCAGCATCAGAAGGCCAAGCACTTCAAGTGCCATGTATGCCACAAGAAGCTCTCCACCGCCGGCGGTATGGCCATCCACGTCCTCCAGGTCCACAAGGAATCCGTCACCAA GGTGCCGAATGCGAAACCTGGTAGAGAGAGTACAGATATTGAAATATATGGAATGCAAGGGATTCCACCAGATGTCTTGGCTGCTCATTATGGAGAAGAAG ACGATGATGTTCCATCAAAGGCAGCAAAGGTGGACATACCATCAACACAGCTTGTAGGTGGAATGGTGCCACCTCCTTTGGGTACAGGATATCCTCCTCGACCAGCGGTACCGCCAAT GTATAATCCAGCCGTGCCTGTCCCCCCAAATGCTTGGGCTGTTCCACCTCGACCGGCTCAGCCATGGTATCCCCAACCTCCATCTGTTTCGATTCCACCACCTGCTCCTTACGCACAACAGCCATTATTCCCCGTGCAGAACGTGAGACCGCCACTGCCATCAACTGCTCCTTCTCCACTCCAAACTCAGGTTACTCCTCCTGGGATGCCTTCATCTACACCTTCTGTCCCTGTTTCGCAACCTTTGTTTCCTGTTATTACAACTCAAAGTTCAACATTTTCTCCTGCTCCTCTATCTTCAAGTGCTCCATCCATAAATCCAGTCATATCCTCAAGTGCCCCTGTTGATTCCCATTTGGGTGCCAACTCTGTTGTAAATGCTTATCAGGCAATAGGGATTCCAG GTGGGACAGCGGGTAACTCACATTCCTATGCATCTGGTCCAAATACCGGTGGCCCTTCAATCGGACCTCCCCCGGTAATTGCAAACAAAGCTCCTGCGCCTCAGCCTGCTGCTAATGAAGTCTACTTAGTTTGGGATGATGAGGCAATGTCCATG GAGGAAAGAAGAATGTCTCTGCCAAAATATCAGGTTCATGATGAAACTAGCCAGGTAAGTCATACTACCTCTGTAATAGATGGAGTTGCTTTCACATCTAACCAGATGAGTAGGCTTTATGCTTCCTTTATTCAGATTCAGTTGTTTACACATTATTTCTTCTTTACAGAGTAA